The genomic interval CATCGGTTGCACGATGCCGGGCTTTCCCGACAAGTTCATGCCATTCCTCGACGAACCGCCTGGGGCAAAGCTTTCGACTGCCGCGGTGTCGGATTACGGCCGCATGGTCCGCGCCCTGCGGCGTTTTACCCAGGCATCCATGAACAAAGAGCCGATGTGGCGGAACCGCGGGGCCGAATTGACGAGCGGCTATAAGTCAGCAAACGGGTCGTGAGGCGATGCATGTCAGGCTGGAAAGCCTGACCTACGACATGTCAGGCTGGAAAGCCTGACCTACGAGCCGCAAACGCGAAGGAATCGAATCGATGGCGAGCACCGAGACGCAAACCGCATCCAAGCCGGCAACGGCGAAGCTGGTCGAAAGGTCGTGGGACCCGGTGACACGCATCGTCGGCAGCCTTGGCATTCACACGAAAATCGATTTCGCCGCCCGGCGCGTCGCGGAGTGCTATAGCACATCGTCGATTTTTCGCGGCTACAGCGTGTTCATGAAGGGCAAAGACCCGCGCGACGCTCATTTCATCACCAGCCGCATCTGCGGCATCTGCGGCGACAATCATGCCACCTGTGCCACGTATGCGCAGAACATGGCGTTCGGCGTCGCTCCGCCTCCGCTGGCCGAATGGATCGTCAATTTGGGCGAGGCGGCGGAATACATGTTCGACCACAATCTTTATCAAGACAATCTCGTCGGTGTCGATTTTTGCGAGCGGATGGTCAAGGAAACGAATCCCTCCGTGTTGGCCCGCGCCGAGCAAACGCCGGCTCCGCATGCCGAAATTCATGGCCAACGCACGATTGCCGACATCATGCGATCGCTCAATCCGTTCGAGGGATCGCTCTACCGCGAAGCACTGCACATGAGCCGGCTGACGCGTGAAATGTTCTGCCTGATGGAAGGGCGGCACGTCCACCCCTCGACGCTCTATCCCGGCGGCGTCGGCACGGTGCCCTCGGTTCAGCTTTTCAACGACTATCTCGTGCGGCTGTTGAAGTACATCGATTTCGTGAAGAAGATTGTCCCGCTGCACGACGATCTGTTCGACTTCTTCTATGCCGCTCTTCCCGGTTACGAAGAGGTCGGCCGGCGGCGGATCCTGCTGGGCTGCTTCGGGTCGTTCAATGATCCCGACGTGTGCGATTATCGCTACGCGACGATGTCGGACTGGGGTCGGAAAATGTTTGTCACGCCCGGGATCGTCGTCGATGGCGAGCTGATCACCACCGATCTGGTCGAGATCAACTTGGGAATTCGTATCTTCCTCGGCAGTTCGTTTTACGACGATTGGGTCGGCGGCGAACGGTTCGTGAACAACGATCCGCTCGGCAATCCGATCGATCCGCGCCATCCCTGGAACCAGACGACGATCGCTCGGCCGCAAAAGCGCGACTTCGGCGGCAAATACACCTGGGTCATGTCTCCCCGCTGGCACGATCGGCGGACCGGCGAATTTCTCGCGCTCGATACGGGCGGCGGACCGCTGGCCCGATTTTGGGCCACCGCGCTGGCCGGCGCCGTCGATATCGGCCATGTCAAAGCGACGGGGCAGAGCGTGAAGATCCGGCTGCCGAAAACCGCTTCGCTCCCGGAAACCGAATTCGAATGGAAGATCCCGCGCTTTAGCAACGCGCTGGAGCGCGATCGGGCCCGCAGCTATTTCCAAGCGTATGCCGCCGCTGCCGCCCTCTATTTCCTCGAACGCGCAATGGCCGAGGTCCACGCCGGTCGGCTCGCCACCTGGACGCCGTTCCATGTGCCCGAGGAAGCGATCGGCTGCGGTTTTCACGAAGCCGTGCGCGGCGTGCTTTCGCACCACATGGTCATTCGCGACGGCAAGATCGCCAATTACCACCCCTATCCGCCGACGCCCTGGAACGCTAGCCCGCGCGATTGCTTCGGCACACCTGGGCCGTATGAAGACGCGATTCAGAACACGCCTCTGCTGGAAGAAAACGGCCCCGACGAATTCAAAGGGATCGACATCATGCGCGCTGTCCGCAGCTTTGATCCATGCCTGCCCTGCGGAGTGCACATGCATCTCGGCGCCGGCAAGGTGCTCGAGACGGTCCATTCGCCGATTTTCGGCATCCCCCGCGGCTAGCGCCGCCGGTGAGATTCACTTCTGACAGGCAGCTCAACATGCCCCTTCGCAATGCACTCTTGCCCTCGTAAATTTCAAAGTGCATCCTGGCCGAAGGCGACGAGTGCGTGTGTATGTGTGTGTGTTTTGTGGCGCCAGCGGGCGGGCATTCAACGGAAAAGACGGGCACGGCCATTTAGCGGCCGTGCCCGTCCTTCAATTTATTTAACGCGACGGTTCAAAAATTTCCGGCACACAGCAGACTGGGCTCCGACATTCGTTCTGCCACAAGCCTAACGCCTTCCGCCGCCGGCAACCGCCGCGAACCCTCTTCTTCATCCTTCACGTTCAGAACCTAGTGCTTATCGCCATAGGATGTAGTGCCGCTAGTGTGGCCGCTTACGGCCGAGCCACCGTGAGGCACGTTGGCGCCATGATTATCGGAACTCGGGCGGTTGTTGTTCGTTGCACCGCTCGTGTTTGTTGCGCCGTTCTTGTTGGTTGTCCCGTTGTTGTTCGGTAACCCGCTATTGTTCCTGTCGGCCTTGTTACCGGCATTGGGAACCTGTTGATGGTCCATCCGGTCCGCGCGGTTCATCTCGTCCATGCGGCTGGCCGTGCGCGGCGAATTCCGGTCGTACGTCTCCCACAAACCGTTTTGATAGTAGGTCCAGCTATTGTCCGGCTGGTAGTACCACCACATTCCGCCGCTGTAAACAAACCGCCAATCGTTTGCGTTGCCGTTCGTGCGGCCCATTTCGCCTCGGGGCTCGAGAGCGCGAACGCCATTGCCGGCTTCGGGCGCGGTGCGAATGATCGGACCACCGGGGTTAATTGCGTTTTGAGCGCCGCCGCCGGACCCGCCGGCTTCAAAATGCCCTTGCCCAGCCGCGTTCGGATTTGGGCCGCTGCTGATGGGTGCCCCACCCGAACCGTTCGGCCCAAAGTGGCCTTGGCCGGAGGTGTTATTGCCACCGATACCATTGCCGCCCCCGGCCTGGACCGACGGATTGCCCACGCCGCTGCCGACTTCGTGTTGCCCTTGTCCGGCCCCTTGGGCCATTGCGCTGCCGGCCGAGAAGGCACAGCAAGCCGCAAACGTCAACCAAAATGATGTGTATTTCATCGAATCATCCCCTTGGGAGAAGAGAGAGTGAGACTCCAAGCGCCAATCGCCGCGGAGCTTGCATGGTCATGGGTGCACTTGGCATACCAATGCGGCGGAATAGGCGTTTCCGGCAGTTGTTCCGGCCGAAAAGCTGCCAAAGCGCCGGGCTACAAGCGTCGGATCCACCGAGAAATGGGGGATTGCAAGCCCGCCGCTTGATTCGGCTGCATGCAGAATGGCTAGCCAGCGGTCGCTGGCTTGCCGCTTTGGGTCACTCGATTTCCACAATCGATGCGGTTTCCCCATTGCTGCCAAAGCGGCCCACAAAGAAATCGGTAGACAAATTGACGCCCAGCAGCGTTCGATTCGCTGGCGCGGCCAACGATCGATAAGCCACCCATTGCTGCTCGCCGCATTGCACGCGGTAGCCAACCGCCTGATCGCGGCCTGCGATCTGGCGCTGCTCGCCGACCGTAAGCTGTCGCCATGTAAGCGGATCGCGATCCAGATTGCGAGCCCGCTTGGTCGACAGATCGATCCACAGCGGCGCGAATAGCCGGCAGCCGTACAGCGATTGGTTCAAAACGATTGCCGGCGGGCGTGCGTCCTTCGCGGCCGCACCGATCGCCGTCGAATTGTTCGGCAGCATACCGTTGGTTGCCGCCCCGTTCGTGGCAGTGTGAGCTGCCGCCCCGTTCGTGGCAGTGTGAGTGGCCGCTCCATTTGTCGAGGCGTGATTCGCCTTCGTGCCTTCGATTGCCGTTTCCAACAAGCGACCGTGGCCTGCTTCTTCGACCACGAGCGAACCGCGGCGCCGATCGGATAGCCACTCCGGCAACTCGAGCGGCAGCACGACGGCACGGAGATGTTTGCCGGCGAGCGTCAATTCGCGAGTTTCGTGAGCCGGCCGAATCGCGATTTCGGCAGCGAGCGGTAGCTGCCCGCGATACACTAG from Pirellulales bacterium carries:
- a CDS encoding nickel-dependent hydrogenase large subunit; this encodes MASTETQTASKPATAKLVERSWDPVTRIVGSLGIHTKIDFAARRVAECYSTSSIFRGYSVFMKGKDPRDAHFITSRICGICGDNHATCATYAQNMAFGVAPPPLAEWIVNLGEAAEYMFDHNLYQDNLVGVDFCERMVKETNPSVLARAEQTPAPHAEIHGQRTIADIMRSLNPFEGSLYREALHMSRLTREMFCLMEGRHVHPSTLYPGGVGTVPSVQLFNDYLVRLLKYIDFVKKIVPLHDDLFDFFYAALPGYEEVGRRRILLGCFGSFNDPDVCDYRYATMSDWGRKMFVTPGIVVDGELITTDLVEINLGIRIFLGSSFYDDWVGGERFVNNDPLGNPIDPRHPWNQTTIARPQKRDFGGKYTWVMSPRWHDRRTGEFLALDTGGGPLARFWATALAGAVDIGHVKATGQSVKIRLPKTASLPETEFEWKIPRFSNALERDRARSYFQAYAAAAALYFLERAMAEVHAGRLATWTPFHVPEEAIGCGFHEAVRGVLSHHMVIRDGKIANYHPYPPTPWNASPRDCFGTPGPYEDAIQNTPLLEENGPDEFKGIDIMRAVRSFDPCLPCGVHMHLGAGKVLETVHSPIFGIPRG